The genomic window CGCTACCAGCTCACCAAGGTGAAGCAGGAACACCGCCTGCCGGAGGTGCTGGAGGAAGTCGTGCAGGTCCGGGCCGATTTCGGCTATCCGATCATGGTCACGCCGCTATCGCAGTTCGTCGGGACCCAGGCCGCCGTCAACGTCATGGTCGGCGAGCGGTACCGTCAGGTCACAGACGAGACGATCCAGTATGCGCTTGGGCATTGGGGCAAGGAAGCGCTTCAGCACATGGACCCGGATGTGCGCGATCGTATCCTGGACCGGCCGCGCGCCCGCGAACTGGCCGCCGTCGAATATCCCCAGCCCAGCCTCGCGGAAGTTCGCCGCCACTATGGCGAGCGGCTGAGCGACGAGGAACTGCTGCTGCGGGTCTATGTCGGCGAGGACGCCATCGAGATCGCCCGCAATGCCCCGAAGCCGTCGGAATACTCGCTGTCGGGAACATCGTTCGTGGCGCTGATTCGGAGCCTGACGCGGATCAACGACAAGGCGCATGTCTCGTTCGCCAAAAGCGACATGCGCATCACGCTCAGCCGCAGGGAGGGCTGAAACGTTCGGCGCCGGAAAAGCGCGACCGAACCTGGTCTACGGGAACGTCAATCGATTTGAGGAGGAGAACATCAAATGCGTCATCTGCTTTCGGGACTGCTCATCACGACCGCCATCGCCATCTCGGCACCGCAGGCAATTGCGGAGGACTTCCGGATGCTGACCGGCTGGGACACCAGCTACGCACCCGTCACTGCCGTGCTCGATCCCTTCATGCAGCGCCTGCAGGAGGAATCGGATGGAAACGTCAATATCACCCGCTCCGGCCCGGAAACGATCCCGCCCTTCGAGCAGCTCGACCCGGTCTCTCGCGGCCTGTTCGACATGCTCTTCACCAACGGGGCCTATCACTACAACGAAACCTCCATCGGCATGACGCTCGACGCGGTTTCGGCCGATCCGACCCAACTGCGCGAGTCCGGTATCTGGGGTTATGTCGACGAGCAGTATCAGACGCTCGGTCTCAAGCTGGTCGCCGTGCTCTACGACATGAACGGCTACAACATCATCCTGAAGGAGCCACTTGGCGACAACGCGCTCGAGGGTCGTCGGGTCCGCGGCACGCCCATCTACCACCCGCTGATCGAAAAGCTGGGCGGCGCGCCTGTCGTGCTTCCCGCCAGCGAGATCTATCCCTCGCTCGAACGCGGGGTCGTCGAGGGCGCCGCATGGCCAACGGTGGGCGCCGTTGGCTTCCGCTGGTTCGAGGTCGCCGACTACATGATGCGGCCTTCCTTCGGTCAGGTCGGACATGTCGTGCTGATGAATCTCGACCGCTGGAACGCACTGGATGACGAGACCAAGGAACTGATCGAGCGCGTGGCGGGCGAATTCGAAATGGAAGCCATCGACATCTTCAACGACGTTGTCGCCAAGGAAGAGGAAACGCTGGCCAGCGAGGGCATGCAAGTGACCGAACTGGAAGGCGAGTTCCTGCCGCTCATCGGCGAGACCTGGTATGAGGGCGCCATGACGCTGGCGGCAGAGCAGAACGCTGAGGCGATCGCCGAGGTCAGGCGGCTGGCGGAAGAAGCCGGCCTGACCGGTGCCGAAGGCGAGTAAATCCGACCAAGCGACATCCCTTCGCGCGCCTCCGCTCGCGATGGGATGTCGTCTTCGTAACTGACCGACCGCTGATCCGGAATTAGGGGAAATACGGTGTCGAACCTCACGAAGGCGCTGCAGCCGCTTCTGCGGCTTCAGGACGCTATCTCGCTTGTCGGCCAATGGCTTGGCGGTCTTTCGCTCGCACTGATCGTCGTCATCTACGCCTATGAGGTATTCGTCCGTTACCTGATGGGCGCGCCCACGTCATGGGCAAGCGACTTCGTCAGCTTTCTTCTGCTGATCTCGGTCTTCACGGTGCTGCCATG from Georhizobium profundi includes these protein-coding regions:
- the dctP gene encoding TRAP transporter substrate-binding protein DctP — translated: MRHLLSGLLITTAIAISAPQAIAEDFRMLTGWDTSYAPVTAVLDPFMQRLQEESDGNVNITRSGPETIPPFEQLDPVSRGLFDMLFTNGAYHYNETSIGMTLDAVSADPTQLRESGIWGYVDEQYQTLGLKLVAVLYDMNGYNIILKEPLGDNALEGRRVRGTPIYHPLIEKLGGAPVVLPASEIYPSLERGVVEGAAWPTVGAVGFRWFEVADYMMRPSFGQVGHVVLMNLDRWNALDDETKELIERVAGEFEMEAIDIFNDVVAKEEETLASEGMQVTELEGEFLPLIGETWYEGAMTLAAEQNAEAIAEVRRLAEEAGLTGAEGE